One Haloarcula sp. CBA1127 genomic window carries:
- the fdhF gene encoding formate dehydrogenase subunit alpha, with protein MSTDRSIPRVPDLHDPQPETPVTREFETGTANDPAVGTDTDDPTTLTVDGERVTVAPGSTIIDALQDLDDDIVSVDPGAEGVEDDADVPALCYYDRDGDCSDEIGPRSECRTCMVETEEHGLVPSCSFPAEDGLSVSTDTPDAEEARSVNLDLVLSNHNLRCTTCNGNGRCELQDAAISEGVDHPRYGVFDERDQYEPIDDTSSFIQIDRNKCILCNRCVDACNDVQVEGVLRIEGHGEDTRIGFQSDAETMHDSECVSCGHCATVCPTGSLTEKGIDGAATLPLPGFTQRNSIGTVIEHEDAETIDDTTAPNRGFEPDDPRAAKGKQGLARFASAAKRRAGDIAKDYGKKAFLAGEHTAESIAANTMPEGRLFDIADLVSDYRLSKIDKEETTCGFCAVGCRFEMWGKDGDSLGVVPVDDPDDAPANNFSTCVKGKFGHEFANSEQRVTEPLIRNDDGDLEPTTWDEALEYVAERFTEIQDAHGIDSLGCLASSKGSNEEAYLVQKFARQVLGTKNIDNCARLCHSSTVAALQQTLGYGAMTNRINEDIGEADAYLISGSNTTESHPVLATRIKQNVRDGADLVVFDPRKVGIAEHADQYTRTNPGYDVAWLNGLIRYIIEHNLHDEDFIERNTKNFEEVREKVQAFTPEKVEELAGVSPDELASAAETLAEADSVVFGWAMGMTQQSHGTENLIAMADLALVLGQVGKPGAGLSPFRGQNNVQGGGGDMGTLPGSLPGYQNPADDEVGEKFADAWGERPPEEPGLKVPEMLAEAHAGNLRGMYVVGENPALSEPDIQHAAEALEDMEFLVVQDIFMTETAEYADVVLPAATSPEKHGTFTNTERRIQRVRPTSEPPGKARQDWEITQALAHRLGYNWDYDHPREVMDEINSLAPIYGGVTYDRLESGAEHGLQWPCWDEDHEGTPYLYDYDEGKFNFEDGKARFVPADGGHPGEIPDEEYPLTLTSGRVLYHWHTGQITRRVEGLMSHVGESFVEVHPETAEKLGIADEEYVRVESRRGDIVVKAQVTERVGPGTLFIPMHFAAGAVNKLTGETFDPTAGIPEYKVSSVRVEVLGPETDEQVLRTPDAGGKQIRKRGAGDD; from the coding sequence ATGAGCACAGACAGATCGATTCCACGAGTTCCAGATCTACACGACCCACAGCCCGAGACGCCAGTTACCCGCGAGTTCGAGACCGGAACCGCTAACGACCCGGCCGTGGGGACCGACACGGACGACCCGACGACGCTGACAGTCGACGGCGAGCGGGTCACGGTCGCCCCGGGGTCGACCATCATCGACGCTCTGCAGGACCTCGACGACGATATCGTCAGTGTCGACCCCGGCGCAGAGGGCGTCGAAGACGATGCTGACGTACCTGCGCTGTGTTACTACGACCGTGACGGTGACTGTAGCGATGAGATCGGCCCGCGCAGTGAGTGTCGGACCTGCATGGTCGAGACAGAGGAGCACGGTCTCGTCCCATCGTGCTCGTTCCCTGCCGAAGACGGCCTATCCGTCTCGACGGACACCCCCGATGCCGAGGAAGCCCGCAGCGTCAACCTCGACCTCGTGCTGTCGAACCATAACCTCCGGTGTACCACCTGCAACGGCAACGGGCGCTGTGAGTTGCAGGACGCCGCCATCAGCGAGGGCGTCGACCACCCCAGATACGGCGTCTTCGACGAGCGCGACCAGTACGAACCCATCGACGACACTTCCTCGTTCATCCAGATCGACCGCAACAAGTGCATTCTCTGTAACCGGTGTGTCGACGCCTGCAACGACGTGCAGGTGGAAGGTGTCCTTCGAATCGAAGGTCACGGCGAGGACACCCGCATCGGCTTCCAGTCCGACGCCGAGACGATGCACGACTCTGAGTGCGTCTCCTGTGGGCACTGCGCCACCGTCTGCCCCACCGGCTCGCTGACCGAGAAGGGCATCGACGGCGCGGCGACGCTCCCGCTGCCGGGGTTCACGCAACGGAACTCCATCGGGACCGTCATCGAACACGAGGACGCCGAGACCATCGACGACACCACCGCCCCGAATCGCGGATTCGAACCCGACGACCCGAGAGCAGCGAAGGGGAAGCAAGGCCTCGCCAGATTCGCCTCAGCGGCCAAACGCCGCGCTGGGGACATCGCCAAAGACTACGGCAAAAAGGCGTTCCTCGCCGGCGAACACACCGCCGAGAGCATCGCAGCAAACACGATGCCCGAGGGCCGACTGTTCGACATCGCCGACCTGGTCAGCGACTACCGACTCTCGAAAATTGACAAAGAGGAAACGACCTGCGGGTTCTGTGCCGTCGGCTGCCGGTTCGAGATGTGGGGCAAAGACGGCGACTCGCTCGGCGTCGTTCCGGTCGATGACCCCGACGACGCGCCCGCGAACAACTTTTCGACTTGCGTAAAAGGGAAGTTCGGCCACGAGTTCGCCAACAGCGAGCAACGGGTCACCGAACCACTCATCCGCAACGACGACGGCGACCTCGAACCGACGACCTGGGACGAGGCGCTTGAGTATGTCGCCGAGCGCTTCACCGAGATTCAGGACGCCCACGGCATCGACTCGCTTGGCTGTCTCGCCTCTTCGAAGGGGAGTAACGAGGAGGCATACCTCGTCCAGAAGTTTGCCCGACAGGTGCTTGGGACGAAGAACATCGATAACTGCGCGCGACTGTGTCACTCCTCGACGGTGGCGGCGCTCCAGCAAACGCTTGGCTACGGCGCGATGACCAACCGTATCAACGAGGACATCGGCGAGGCTGACGCCTACCTCATCAGCGGCTCCAACACGACGGAGTCCCATCCGGTGCTCGCCACGCGAATCAAGCAAAACGTCCGGGATGGAGCGGACCTCGTCGTGTTCGACCCACGGAAGGTCGGTATCGCCGAACACGCCGACCAGTACACCCGGACCAACCCCGGCTACGACGTGGCCTGGCTCAACGGCCTGATTCGGTACATCATCGAACACAACCTCCACGACGAGGACTTCATCGAGCGCAACACGAAGAACTTCGAGGAGGTCAGGGAGAAAGTTCAGGCGTTCACGCCCGAGAAAGTCGAGGAACTGGCAGGCGTGTCGCCGGACGAACTCGCCTCGGCCGCCGAAACGCTTGCCGAGGCCGACAGCGTTGTCTTCGGCTGGGCGATGGGGATGACCCAGCAGAGCCACGGCACGGAGAACCTCATCGCGATGGCCGACCTCGCGCTCGTCCTCGGGCAGGTCGGCAAGCCTGGTGCCGGCCTCTCGCCGTTCCGCGGGCAGAACAACGTTCAGGGCGGCGGCGGCGACATGGGGACGCTTCCGGGGAGCCTGCCAGGGTATCAGAACCCGGCGGACGACGAGGTCGGCGAGAAGTTTGCCGACGCGTGGGGCGAGCGACCGCCCGAGGAACCCGGACTCAAAGTGCCGGAGATGCTCGCCGAGGCCCACGCGGGGAACCTCCGCGGGATGTACGTCGTCGGCGAGAACCCGGCGCTCTCGGAACCCGACATCCAGCACGCCGCCGAGGCGCTGGAAGACATGGAGTTCCTCGTCGTTCAGGATATCTTCATGACCGAGACGGCGGAGTATGCCGACGTGGTGCTCCCAGCGGCTACCTCGCCGGAGAAACACGGGACGTTCACCAATACGGAGCGACGCATCCAGCGAGTTCGGCCCACGTCCGAGCCGCCAGGCAAGGCCCGCCAGGACTGGGAGATAACGCAGGCGCTGGCCCATCGGCTCGGCTACAACTGGGACTACGACCACCCACGTGAGGTCATGGACGAAATCAACTCGCTCGCGCCAATCTACGGTGGCGTCACCTACGACCGCCTCGAATCCGGCGCGGAACACGGCCTCCAGTGGCCCTGCTGGGACGAGGATCACGAGGGCACGCCGTACCTCTATGACTACGACGAGGGGAAGTTCAACTTCGAGGACGGGAAGGCCCGCTTCGTTCCCGCCGATGGTGGACACCCCGGCGAGATTCCCGACGAGGAGTATCCGCTGACGCTCACTTCGGGGCGCGTGCTGTATCACTGGCACACGGGTCAGATCACCCGCCGCGTCGAGGGACTGATGAGCCACGTCGGCGAGAGCTTCGTCGAGGTGCATCCCGAGACGGCCGAGAAACTCGGCATCGCCGATGAGGAGTACGTCCGCGTCGAGTCCCGACGGGGTGACATCGTTGTCAAGGCGCAAGTGACCGAGCGCGTCGGCCCGGGGACGCTATTCATCCCGATGCACTTCGCTGCCGGCGCGGTCAACAAACTCACCGGCGAGACGTTCGACCCGACAGCCGGCATTCCTGAGTACAAGGTGTCCAGCGTTCGTGTGGAAGTGCTGGGGCCGGAGACAGACGAACAGGTGCTCCGGACGCCAGACGCTGGTGGGAAACAGATCCGGAAGCGAGGCGCTGGCGACGACTGA
- a CDS encoding creatininase family protein, whose amino-acid sequence MDLQTETWTDMADVETNLALLPVGSTEQHGPHAPLGTDTLDAEAVAEHGAERHDDPVVVAPAVPVGVAEEHRAFTGTLWTSESTFRSYIRDIVGSLASHGWDHVVLVNGHGGNIDALREVSGTITRHDEAFAVPFTWFNAVGDHSADMGHGGPLETSLLRHTNPETVHEDRLDEAADGGSDGWGEWQSGVNLAFDSDEFTENGVVGDPREGSAERGETLLELATESLIDLLDEIADRPAGPRE is encoded by the coding sequence ATGGATCTACAGACGGAAACCTGGACTGATATGGCGGACGTGGAGACGAATCTGGCGCTGCTCCCCGTTGGGAGCACAGAGCAACATGGGCCACACGCGCCGCTCGGAACGGACACGCTCGACGCTGAGGCAGTCGCCGAACACGGTGCTGAGCGCCACGATGACCCCGTCGTCGTCGCACCAGCAGTCCCCGTCGGCGTCGCCGAGGAGCATCGAGCGTTTACCGGGACGCTCTGGACCTCCGAATCGACGTTTCGGTCCTACATCCGTGACATCGTCGGTAGTCTCGCCAGCCACGGCTGGGACCACGTGGTGCTGGTCAACGGCCACGGCGGCAACATCGACGCATTACGGGAAGTTTCGGGCACGATAACCCGACACGACGAGGCTTTCGCCGTCCCGTTCACGTGGTTCAACGCGGTCGGTGACCACAGCGCCGACATGGGCCACGGCGGGCCGCTGGAGACTTCGCTCCTCCGGCACACGAATCCCGAAACAGTCCACGAGGACCGGCTGGATGAGGCCGCAGACGGTGGTAGCGACGGCTGGGGGGAGTGGCAAAGCGGCGTCAACCTTGCGTTCGATTCCGACGAGTTCACTGAGAACGGGGTTGTCGGTGATCCGCGTGAGGGCAGCGCCGAACGCGGCGAGACGCTGCTGGAACTGGCGACCGAGTCGCTCATTGACCTCCTTGATGAAATCGCTGACCGACCGGCTGGGCCTCGTGAGTGA
- a CDS encoding type II CAAX prenyl endopeptidase Rce1 family protein, whose protein sequence is MLRPDIGLPRFSGGPLVPVATYLLVIVVLSGLMTISPGASPPPVLGMIWGVFLVALTVGTLRIEAVSPRSLLPSVRTLGPVIGVVTVFWGLYNLVAVALAMGGISGFEASLSRTAAHPLLYLAALFSSLLFTAIPEEFLFRTYLQQKFTWLAGETTRRAVLSGIGLAAVLFALFHLPRWFLASGHGVSSGLAVRLLGLALMGLAYGSVYALSGNLWLVALFHASMNHPPFLVKVTVPSELHLVVSVLEYTIMVTLVYLTVRVVDPVETPLIWSQRNNHASAGD, encoded by the coding sequence ATGTTGCGCCCTGACATTGGCCTGCCGAGATTCAGCGGCGGGCCGCTGGTTCCCGTTGCAACGTACCTCCTGGTGATTGTGGTCCTCTCCGGACTGATGACCATCTCCCCCGGCGCATCGCCGCCACCCGTCCTGGGAATGATCTGGGGTGTCTTCCTCGTCGCACTCACGGTTGGGACGCTCAGAATAGAGGCCGTCTCACCGCGTTCTCTGCTCCCGTCTGTTCGCACACTGGGCCCCGTGATCGGGGTGGTCACCGTGTTCTGGGGACTGTACAATCTTGTTGCGGTCGCTCTCGCGATGGGTGGCATCTCCGGATTCGAAGCCTCGTTGTCGAGAACCGCTGCCCACCCGCTGCTGTATCTCGCGGCGCTTTTCAGTTCACTTCTGTTCACTGCGATCCCGGAAGAGTTCCTCTTCCGTACGTACCTCCAGCAGAAATTCACGTGGTTGGCCGGTGAGACGACTCGTCGCGCAGTGCTGTCCGGTATCGGCCTTGCCGCGGTCCTGTTCGCCCTGTTTCATCTCCCGCGGTGGTTTCTCGCATCGGGGCACGGCGTTAGCTCCGGGCTTGCAGTCAGGCTCCTCGGACTGGCGCTCATGGGTCTTGCCTACGGGAGCGTGTACGCGCTCTCGGGGAACCTCTGGCTCGTCGCGCTGTTCCATGCATCGATGAATCACCCCCCGTTCCTCGTCAAGGTGACCGTCCCATCTGAGCTACATCTGGTGGTCAGCGTGCTCGAATACACTATCATGGTTACGCTGGTCTATCTGACCGTTCGGGTGGTTGATCCTGTTGAGACGCCGCTTATCTGGTCACAACGCAACAACCACGCCTCAGCCGGGGACTGA